The Christiangramia flava JLT2011 genome has a segment encoding these proteins:
- a CDS encoding outer membrane beta-barrel family protein, giving the protein MNAQNRVEGSLRDQEKNPVAYANVILLAEDSTSVIKGVVSEENGDFLLENIEDGKYVIKVSFIGFEDYLKALEVDGNTKLKNFQLKYSSDALDEVTINARKPKITREVDRIVFDVENSNLSSGNTWDVLRKAPGVIDNQGNLMVRNSAVQVYLNGNKIHLSASELKTLLESYSAENIKAIEIITNPPAKYDAEGGAILNITTSKAISAGYKGSLEGNYTQAIYPKFQLGTSHYFQGEKLDVFANYSFSPKKQYKNDDSYINFMRNGQLYSRWDTDFTRETNSQAHNANAILDYQISENSKLNFSVNANFTPNTEFDNSVRTEMKDSQRQLDSILLTDSEVFTDQDNIALNLGYDTNFENGANLSVKTHYTKFQQDREQYVNSNYYDPSGNLLNSIDFNTDATQNIDIFTGQIDYTTTLGGSALETGAKFSGIESDSQIDYMDADEIQGNLYVNLSDHFIYSENIYALYTSLSHDWEKWSGKLGLRGEYTDRRGESLVLDQVINREYFQLFPTAYLQYRAADDHSFTLDYSRRIQRPRYESLNPFRYFLNETNYNAGNPNLIASISNNFNLNYTLKNSYFFDFYYRDNGKTPENLVFQDNQNLTLRTVSQNLINSKSYGVDIFHSRSITNWWYAQMFTSLFHEENTFQALESGNVEVTRDVEGIQAYVYNIFTLSQDGTWEGNMFAQHLSNYLVGSYKMEPMTTVSVGVRKTLWNNRAVLTLDFNDIFNSTNTRLTSDYLNQSNSYFSFIENRNVKIGFKYNFGNFRLDDNERTINEAERDRLNP; this is encoded by the coding sequence TTGAACGCCCAGAACCGGGTTGAAGGTTCATTGCGTGACCAGGAGAAAAATCCTGTGGCCTATGCGAACGTGATCTTGCTGGCTGAAGATTCGACCAGCGTGATCAAAGGTGTTGTTTCCGAAGAAAATGGTGATTTCCTGCTGGAGAACATCGAAGACGGAAAATATGTGATCAAGGTTTCGTTCATCGGTTTTGAAGATTATTTAAAAGCGCTGGAGGTTGATGGAAATACCAAATTGAAGAATTTTCAGCTGAAGTATTCCAGCGACGCCCTCGATGAAGTAACCATCAATGCGCGTAAACCGAAGATCACCCGCGAGGTAGACCGCATCGTTTTTGATGTGGAAAACTCCAATCTTTCCAGTGGCAACACCTGGGATGTGCTGCGAAAAGCGCCTGGAGTGATCGATAATCAGGGAAATTTGATGGTTCGGAACTCTGCTGTACAGGTTTACCTGAATGGGAATAAGATCCATTTATCAGCTTCAGAACTTAAAACGCTGCTGGAAAGCTATTCCGCAGAAAACATTAAAGCGATCGAGATCATTACGAATCCGCCGGCGAAATACGATGCTGAAGGTGGCGCCATTTTGAATATTACGACTTCCAAAGCAATTTCCGCAGGATATAAAGGAAGCCTGGAAGGGAATTATACACAGGCGATCTATCCAAAATTCCAGCTTGGAACCAGCCATTATTTCCAGGGAGAGAAGCTGGATGTTTTTGCCAATTATTCTTTCAGCCCTAAGAAACAGTATAAAAATGATGACAGCTATATCAATTTTATGCGTAACGGGCAGCTGTATTCCCGATGGGATACCGATTTTACCCGGGAAACAAACAGCCAGGCTCACAATGCCAATGCAATTTTAGATTACCAGATCAGTGAAAATAGTAAACTGAATTTTTCAGTAAACGCGAATTTCACGCCGAATACCGAGTTTGATAATTCGGTGAGGACCGAAATGAAAGATTCTCAACGACAACTGGATTCGATTTTGCTTACCGATTCTGAAGTTTTTACCGATCAGGATAACATCGCGTTGAATCTTGGATATGATACCAACTTTGAGAATGGCGCCAATCTTTCGGTCAAGACACATTACACCAAATTCCAACAGGATCGCGAGCAGTATGTGAACTCGAATTACTACGATCCTTCTGGAAATTTGCTGAATTCCATAGATTTTAATACCGATGCTACTCAGAATATCGATATTTTCACAGGGCAGATAGATTATACTACGACCCTTGGAGGTTCGGCTCTGGAAACCGGCGCGAAATTTTCAGGAATCGAATCTGATAGTCAGATCGATTATATGGATGCCGACGAAATTCAGGGTAATTTGTATGTAAATCTTTCCGATCATTTTATTTATTCTGAAAATATTTACGCGTTGTATACCAGTTTATCGCATGACTGGGAGAAGTGGAGCGGTAAGCTTGGACTTCGCGGGGAATATACCGACAGGCGTGGCGAATCGCTGGTGCTCGACCAGGTGATCAATCGCGAATATTTCCAGTTATTCCCAACGGCCTATTTGCAATATCGAGCTGCAGACGATCACAGTTTTACGCTTGATTACAGCCGAAGAATTCAGCGGCCTAGATATGAAAGCCTGAATCCTTTCCGCTATTTTCTGAATGAAACGAATTACAACGCCGGGAACCCAAATTTGATCGCTTCCATCAGCAACAATTTCAATTTGAATTATACGCTGAAGAACTCGTATTTCTTCGATTTCTATTATCGTGATAATGGGAAAACCCCGGAAAATCTTGTTTTCCAGGATAATCAGAATCTGACCCTGAGAACGGTGAGCCAGAATTTGATCAACAGCAAATCCTACGGAGTGGATATTTTTCATAGCCGGTCGATCACCAATTGGTGGTATGCACAAATGTTTACATCCTTATTTCACGAGGAAAACACGTTCCAGGCACTTGAAAGTGGCAATGTGGAAGTGACCAGGGATGTGGAAGGAATCCAGGCTTATGTTTATAATATTTTTACCCTGTCTCAGGATGGTACCTGGGAGGGAAATATGTTTGCGCAGCATTTGAGTAATTACCTGGTTGGCTCTTATAAAATGGAGCCGATGACGACTGTTTCAGTTGGAGTTCGTAAAACATTATGGAACAATCGTGCGGTGCTAACGCTGGATTTCAATGATATTTTCAATTCTACGAATACCAGGCTCACTTCAGATTATCTGAATCAAAGTAATAGTTACTTCAGCTTTATTGAAAACAGAAACGTGAAAATTGGTTTCAAATACAACTTCGGAAACTTCCGCCTGGACGATAATGAGCGCACGATTAACGAGGCAGAAAGAGATCGCTTAAATCCCTGA
- a CDS encoding N-acetylmuramoyl-L-alanine amidase: MATTNFNLRRPNYVVIHHTAQDSVAQTLKTFTLPKTQVSAHYVIAQNGKIYHMLNDYYRAWHAGVGKWGNNQDLNSSSIGIELDNDGFTEFSALQIHSLLKLLGFLKEEYGIPQANFIGHSDLAPSRKVDPNKFFPWKTLAENGYGYWYDEEKIDRIKMAKDSLNSEEFPTALPKELLVPENFDPLLALRIIGYDISKPESAIQAFELHFLQNEPDGKLNDREIKILYNLVFKYL, translated from the coding sequence GTGGCGACTACGAATTTCAATCTCCGCAGGCCTAATTATGTGGTAATTCACCACACCGCGCAGGATTCGGTGGCACAAACCCTGAAAACGTTCACGCTTCCCAAAACCCAGGTAAGTGCGCATTACGTGATCGCTCAAAATGGTAAAATCTATCATATGCTGAACGATTATTACCGCGCCTGGCATGCCGGTGTTGGAAAATGGGGTAATAACCAGGATCTGAATTCCTCTTCCATAGGGATCGAGTTGGATAATGACGGGTTTACTGAATTTTCAGCTTTACAGATTCACAGTTTATTGAAACTGCTCGGTTTTCTCAAGGAAGAATACGGCATTCCTCAGGCGAATTTTATTGGCCATTCTGATCTGGCTCCCAGCCGAAAGGTAGATCCCAATAAATTTTTTCCGTGGAAAACCCTGGCAGAAAATGGCTATGGTTACTGGTATGACGAAGAAAAGATAGACCGTATCAAAATGGCCAAAGACAGTCTGAATTCTGAAGAATTTCCGACCGCTTTGCCGAAAGAACTCCTTGTTCCCGAAAATTTTGACCCGCTCCTGGCGCTTCGGATTATTGGATACGATATTTCCAAACCCGAATCGGCCATCCAGGCTTTTGAACTGCATTTCCTCCAGAATGAACCCGACGGAAAACTGAACGACCGCGAAATCAAAATCCTTTACAACCTGGTTTTTAAATATCTCTGA
- the nagB gene encoding glucosamine-6-phosphate deaminase — protein MARLNLLEETRFEKLPVSVFENEDIAAKKVALRISDIIKSKQRRGENAVLGLATGATPVGVYEELVRLHQEEGLSFKNVITFNLDEYFPMQPEAKQSYVRFMDENLFNHIDIRRDNIHIPDGTLEKEEITDYCLAYEQKISAVGGLDLQVLGIGRTGHIGFNEPGSAPNSGTRLVTLDDLTRRDASRDFGGKENVPTKAITMGIGTIFKAREIILMAWNKKKAPIIKKAVEGEISSSVPATYLQLAENVEFILDKEAASELTRFDTPWLVKDCLWDESLIKKAVIWLSRKLQKPILKLTEEDYNANGMAQLITDQGTAYDINIKVFNILQHSITGWPGGKPKADDSQRPERARPARKRSVIFSPHPDDDVISMGGTFIRLVDQGHDVHVAYQTSGNTAVWDTDVLRYVEFAIDFNKSIGDDTSKLEATYDKMWKFFSKKKPNDIDIPEVRDVKAFIRKTEAIAGARYAGLNDENIHFMALPFYETGKKVKKPMTEKDVKLTMELLQEIKPHQVFTAGDFADPHGTHIVCFHIVLEALNELRKTEEWTKDCWLWMYRGAWQEFHVHEIEMAVPLSPQEVEKKRNAIFQHQSQKDRPVFPGDDEREFWVRAEERNRETAEQYHKLGLANYEAMEAFVRWKF, from the coding sequence ATGGCCAGATTAAACCTCTTAGAAGAAACCAGATTCGAAAAACTTCCGGTTAGTGTTTTTGAAAATGAAGACATCGCCGCTAAAAAAGTGGCACTTCGAATTTCAGACATCATTAAAAGCAAACAACGAAGAGGTGAAAATGCGGTTTTGGGATTGGCAACCGGCGCAACCCCTGTAGGTGTTTACGAAGAGCTGGTACGACTTCACCAGGAAGAAGGCCTGAGTTTTAAGAATGTGATCACTTTCAACCTCGATGAATATTTTCCCATGCAGCCAGAGGCCAAGCAAAGTTATGTTCGCTTCATGGATGAGAACCTGTTCAATCATATCGATATTCGCCGGGACAACATCCATATTCCTGACGGAACCCTGGAAAAAGAAGAAATTACCGATTACTGCCTGGCTTATGAACAGAAGATCTCGGCCGTTGGTGGCCTCGATCTGCAAGTGCTGGGAATTGGTAGAACCGGCCACATCGGTTTTAACGAACCCGGTTCGGCTCCCAACTCCGGAACTCGCCTGGTAACGCTGGATGATCTTACCAGAAGAGATGCTTCCCGCGATTTTGGAGGAAAAGAAAACGTGCCTACCAAGGCGATCACTATGGGTATTGGGACGATTTTCAAAGCGAGGGAGATCATCCTGATGGCCTGGAACAAGAAAAAAGCGCCGATCATCAAAAAAGCGGTGGAAGGGGAAATATCCAGCAGTGTCCCTGCCACTTATCTTCAGCTGGCAGAAAACGTGGAATTTATCCTGGATAAGGAAGCAGCTTCAGAGTTAACCCGTTTTGACACGCCTTGGCTGGTAAAAGATTGCCTATGGGACGAAAGCCTGATAAAAAAGGCCGTGATCTGGCTCTCCCGGAAACTTCAGAAACCTATCCTGAAGCTTACCGAAGAAGATTACAACGCCAACGGAATGGCGCAGCTCATCACCGATCAGGGAACGGCCTACGACATCAATATCAAGGTGTTCAATATCCTCCAGCACAGCATTACCGGCTGGCCGGGTGGAAAACCAAAAGCCGATGATTCCCAAAGACCGGAACGTGCCAGGCCGGCCCGAAAAAGGTCGGTCATATTCAGCCCGCATCCAGACGATGATGTGATTTCGATGGGTGGGACCTTTATACGCCTTGTTGACCAGGGACATGACGTGCATGTGGCGTATCAAACTTCAGGTAACACCGCAGTTTGGGATACAGATGTGCTTCGGTATGTGGAATTTGCTATCGATTTCAATAAAAGTATCGGCGATGATACTTCCAAGCTGGAAGCCACTTACGACAAAATGTGGAAGTTCTTCAGCAAGAAAAAACCTAATGACATAGACATTCCGGAGGTTCGGGATGTGAAAGCCTTCATCAGGAAGACCGAAGCTATCGCCGGAGCGCGTTACGCCGGGTTGAATGATGAAAACATCCATTTTATGGCACTTCCATTCTACGAAACCGGGAAAAAGGTGAAAAAACCAATGACCGAAAAAGATGTGAAGCTTACCATGGAACTGTTACAGGAAATCAAACCGCACCAGGTCTTCACAGCCGGTGATTTTGCCGATCCACATGGGACGCATATCGTTTGCTTCCATATCGTGCTGGAAGCACTCAACGAGCTTCGGAAGACCGAAGAATGGACCAAGGATTGCTGGTTATGGATGTACCGCGGTGCCTGGCAGGAATTCCACGTACATGAAATTGAAATGGCCGTTCCGCTTTCTCCGCAGGAAGTGGAGAAAAAACGAAATGCTATTTTCCAGCACCAGTCTCAAAAAGACCGACCTGTTTTTCCTGGAGATGACGAGCGTGAATTCTGGGTGAGAGCCGAAGAGCGCAACAGGGAAACTGCAGAACAGTACCATAAGCTCGGTCTGGCCAATTACGAAGCTATGGAAGCTTTTGTGAGATGGAAGTTTTAA
- a CDS encoding ROK family protein: MAKDLKDFLVKDEQLAGISNVERKKYLQKIKIIKHLFLNGETSNADICNKFNVSLPTSMALINQLKEADIVVKKGQGKSDGGRKPDLFGLREHLFFVLSIHIERSNIKFAIIDNNHSIVAERNVEKEISPSANIVDDLYELSQDLIKDSEISQDKIMGVGISMPGLVSTEEGKNFTYYLSDQEPESLQNKLEKTFKKPVAILNDAKSACLAEFRYGLAKNRQDVLVISMDWGIGLGIIMGGKMHSGSSGFAGEFGHIPMTEDGQLCHCGKRGCLETEASGLALVKKAKEGLDAGETSLLNELLKNKYDRLEPQVIIEAANKGDQFAINVISEIGIQLGKGISILVQIFNPELIILEGKIADARQFITTPVQQAMNTYCMMQLKERTNIALSTLGPNSSLYGGIIAVMETIFHEQTNLIKSHIN, translated from the coding sequence ATGGCAAAAGATTTAAAGGATTTCCTGGTTAAAGATGAACAACTGGCCGGGATCAGCAATGTGGAAAGAAAAAAATACCTTCAGAAAATTAAGATTATCAAGCATCTGTTTCTGAATGGTGAGACGAGCAATGCAGATATCTGCAACAAATTCAATGTAAGTCTCCCAACCTCCATGGCATTGATCAACCAGTTAAAAGAGGCCGATATCGTTGTCAAGAAAGGCCAGGGAAAATCAGATGGAGGAAGAAAACCCGATCTTTTCGGGTTGCGGGAACACCTGTTTTTTGTCCTGAGCATTCATATTGAACGATCGAACATCAAATTCGCCATCATCGATAACAATCACAGTATCGTAGCCGAGCGAAATGTGGAAAAGGAAATCTCCCCTTCAGCCAATATCGTGGATGACCTTTATGAACTTTCCCAGGACCTTATCAAAGATTCAGAAATCAGCCAGGATAAAATCATGGGTGTGGGAATTAGCATGCCCGGCCTGGTTTCTACGGAAGAAGGTAAAAACTTCACTTATTACCTCAGCGACCAGGAACCGGAGTCACTTCAGAATAAACTGGAGAAAACTTTCAAAAAACCGGTGGCAATTCTGAATGATGCCAAAAGTGCCTGTCTTGCTGAATTTCGCTATGGGCTTGCCAAGAATCGGCAGGATGTGCTGGTGATCTCTATGGACTGGGGAATTGGCCTGGGCATCATCATGGGCGGAAAAATGCATTCCGGCTCTTCGGGATTTGCCGGGGAATTCGGGCATATTCCCATGACCGAAGACGGCCAGCTTTGCCACTGTGGAAAAAGAGGCTGCCTGGAAACCGAAGCTTCCGGCCTGGCGCTGGTGAAAAAGGCCAAGGAAGGCCTGGATGCAGGAGAAACCTCCCTGCTTAACGAATTACTGAAAAATAAATACGATCGCCTGGAACCACAGGTGATCATCGAAGCTGCCAATAAAGGCGACCAGTTCGCCATTAACGTCATTTCAGAAATAGGCATTCAGCTTGGAAAGGGAATTTCCATCCTCGTTCAGATCTTCAACCCGGAACTGATCATTTTGGAAGGAAAGATCGCCGATGCGCGGCAGTTCATCACCACTCCCGTGCAGCAGGCCATGAACACTTACTGTATGATGCAGCTGAAAGAAAGAACAAATATTGCGCTGTCCACACTCGGGCCCAACTCAAGCCTGTATGGTGGGATCATCGCGGTCATGGAAACCATTTTCCATGAACAAACCAACCTGATCAAATCACACATCAATTAA
- a CDS encoding glycoside hydrolase family 3 N-terminal domain-containing protein, translating to MFSKKIFFLGFIMLASGLFAQQSGTVEPEFLKFTNSKWVDSIMKKLSPDERVAQLIMVAAYSNRGEEHRQEILKLIEEQKIGGLVFFQGDPVSQAKLMNDYQLVSEVPLLGAIDAEWGLGMRLDGTISYPFQMSLGAVQNDSLLYEMGQEVARQVKRSGLHINLAPVVDVNNNPGNPVINFRSFGEDRENVSRKGIAYMQGMQSEYILTTAKHFPGHGDTDTDSHLALPQINHSRQRLDSIEMYPFRQMIRAGIGGVMVAHLDIPSLDSSGVPSTLSKKIISDILKDSLDFRGIVITDAMNMKGVTKGKEPGVVDEEALVAGNDLLEFTEDVPRAISEVRKAVKNGLISQQQIDNRLRKVLALKQWVGLDKYEPTSIENMMQDLNNPQAVYLNHQLAEASVTLLNNELLPLRRLDTLKVASISVGAEKQTEFQDYLELYTEVSHFQLPADAGKKQIDSIKEQLENYNLVILGLHDHSKFPRNTIQYSEENREFLKSVFQQKNVITALFKNPYTINDLENIEDSPVLIASYQDSQITEEVAAQLIFGGIGASGKLPVSIGQKFRAGDGISIDGIGRFQYTVPEAAGMNSEILVPQIDSLMQDAISQKAIPGGVVLVARNGKVVFHKAYGLHSYSDTIHVEKDDLYDLASVTKISSALPAVMQLYDQGKFDLQAGIDDYLPYFKNSNKAGVPFRQILAHQARFKPWIPYWQNTLRKNGSFKWNTFQKDSSARFPIKVKEELWLHKNYKHQIFKAIKQSPLEKEAKYKYSGLLFYLLPSIVENLTGDEFRHYIRSEFYDRLGATTLGYEPMERFQLDRIVPTESDFFFRHQVIHGRVHDEGAIMMGGVSANAGLFSNANDLAKLMQLYLNMGEYAGERFISEETLKEFSKVQFPENDNRRGLAFDKPNLEYIGEDNNTAKDASSDSFGHTGFTGTMVWMDPQEQLLYVFLSNRVLPTRENTRLYRLNTRTKIQQALYDAIKTGK from the coding sequence ATGTTCTCAAAAAAGATCTTTTTCCTTGGTTTTATCATGCTCGCTTCCGGCCTGTTTGCGCAACAATCCGGCACGGTAGAGCCTGAATTCCTGAAGTTCACCAATAGCAAATGGGTAGATTCCATTATGAAGAAGCTGTCGCCAGACGAGCGCGTAGCCCAGCTCATCATGGTTGCGGCCTATTCCAATCGCGGCGAGGAACACCGCCAGGAGATCCTGAAACTGATCGAAGAACAAAAAATTGGCGGACTCGTTTTTTTCCAGGGAGATCCGGTGAGTCAGGCAAAACTGATGAATGATTATCAGCTTGTGAGCGAAGTTCCACTATTGGGCGCCATTGATGCGGAATGGGGACTGGGCATGCGCCTGGACGGCACCATAAGCTACCCGTTCCAGATGAGCCTGGGTGCGGTTCAAAATGATTCTCTTTTATATGAAATGGGGCAGGAAGTGGCCAGGCAGGTGAAACGCAGCGGTTTGCATATCAACCTGGCGCCGGTGGTAGATGTGAATAACAATCCGGGCAACCCGGTGATCAATTTCCGTTCGTTCGGGGAAGACCGCGAAAACGTTAGTCGGAAAGGCATTGCGTATATGCAGGGAATGCAATCTGAATATATCCTTACTACTGCAAAACATTTTCCGGGACATGGAGATACCGATACCGATTCCCATTTGGCTCTCCCACAGATCAACCATTCGCGCCAAAGACTGGATTCTATTGAAATGTACCCATTTCGGCAAATGATCCGCGCGGGAATTGGCGGGGTAATGGTCGCCCACCTGGACATTCCTTCACTGGATTCCTCCGGCGTGCCTTCCACCCTGTCTAAAAAGATCATCAGCGACATCCTGAAGGACAGCCTCGATTTTCGCGGAATTGTGATCACAGATGCCATGAATATGAAAGGTGTCACCAAGGGCAAGGAACCGGGGGTGGTTGATGAAGAAGCACTGGTAGCCGGAAATGACCTGCTGGAATTTACGGAAGACGTGCCGCGAGCGATCAGCGAGGTACGAAAGGCAGTTAAAAACGGACTGATCTCACAACAACAGATCGATAACAGACTTCGGAAGGTACTCGCTTTAAAACAATGGGTGGGGCTCGACAAATATGAGCCAACTTCGATCGAAAATATGATGCAGGACCTGAACAATCCACAGGCTGTTTATCTCAATCACCAGTTGGCCGAAGCATCGGTAACGCTACTGAATAATGAGCTTTTGCCATTGCGAAGGCTGGATACGCTGAAAGTGGCAAGTATTTCAGTAGGAGCAGAGAAGCAGACCGAATTTCAGGACTACCTGGAACTCTATACCGAAGTTTCCCATTTTCAACTCCCGGCTGATGCTGGAAAAAAGCAAATTGATTCCATAAAAGAGCAATTGGAAAATTACAACCTGGTCATTTTAGGGCTGCACGATCACAGTAAATTTCCGCGGAACACGATCCAGTATTCCGAAGAAAACAGGGAATTCCTGAAGTCGGTTTTTCAGCAGAAGAACGTGATCACGGCACTTTTCAAAAACCCGTATACGATTAATGATCTCGAAAATATCGAAGATTCGCCGGTTTTGATCGCTTCCTACCAGGATTCCCAAATCACCGAAGAAGTTGCGGCACAGCTCATTTTCGGCGGAATTGGCGCCAGCGGGAAACTTCCAGTAAGCATCGGCCAAAAGTTTCGCGCAGGAGATGGAATTTCTATTGACGGAATTGGACGTTTTCAGTATACCGTTCCCGAAGCTGCCGGGATGAATTCAGAAATACTGGTACCCCAGATCGATTCGCTGATGCAGGACGCCATCAGCCAGAAAGCGATTCCTGGCGGCGTGGTCCTGGTCGCGCGGAACGGAAAAGTGGTTTTTCATAAGGCATACGGCCTTCATAGTTATAGCGACACCATACATGTTGAAAAAGACGATTTGTATGACCTGGCTTCGGTTACCAAGATCTCTTCAGCTTTGCCCGCGGTCATGCAGCTTTATGATCAAGGGAAATTTGACCTGCAGGCGGGGATCGACGATTATCTTCCGTATTTCAAAAATTCGAATAAAGCCGGGGTTCCTTTCCGGCAGATCCTGGCGCACCAGGCACGTTTCAAACCCTGGATTCCATACTGGCAGAATACGCTTCGGAAAAATGGCAGTTTTAAATGGAATACGTTTCAAAAAGATTCTTCGGCCAGGTTTCCAATAAAGGTCAAAGAGGAGTTGTGGCTTCATAAAAATTATAAACACCAGATTTTTAAGGCGATCAAACAGTCGCCGCTGGAAAAAGAAGCAAAATATAAATATTCCGGACTCCTATTTTATCTCTTACCGTCAATCGTGGAGAACCTCACGGGTGACGAATTTCGCCACTACATACGTTCTGAATTTTATGACAGGCTGGGCGCCACAACCTTGGGTTACGAGCCAATGGAACGTTTTCAACTCGATCGCATCGTTCCCACTGAAAGTGATTTTTTCTTCCGCCACCAGGTCATTCATGGCCGGGTGCATGATGAAGGCGCGATCATGATGGGCGGGGTTTCAGCCAACGCAGGACTTTTTTCCAACGCCAATGATCTTGCGAAACTGATGCAGCTTTACCTCAATATGGGTGAATACGCCGGGGAGCGATTTATTTCCGAAGAAACCCTGAAAGAATTCAGTAAGGTGCAGTTTCCGGAGAATGATAACCGCCGTGGTCTTGCGTTTGATAAGCCAAATCTCGAGTACATCGGGGAAGACAACAATACCGCGAAAGACGCCAGCAGTGACAGTTTTGGGCATACCGGTTTTACCGGAACGATGGTCTGGATGGATCCTCAGGAACAACTGTTGTATGTTTTTCTTTCCAACCGGGTGTTGCCCACGCGCGAGAATACCAGGCTTTACCGTTTGAACACGCGCACTAAAATTCAACAGGCTTTATATGATGCGATAAAAACCGGAAAATAG
- a CDS encoding acyltransferase family protein, with product MLVQTSLKRYLSLDVLRGLTIALMVVVNTPGSWSTIYAPFEHAPWHGFTPTDLVFPTFLFVVGNAMSFSLKKYEAAGERAFWQKILKRSLLIFLIGLLLTAFPLVTRTEEGIVWKDFTEMRIMGVLQRIALCYFFASIIIHYLKSRGALALSVFFLLAYWGIMWFFGTHPDPYSLPNNAALKFDLLVFPKENLWKGFGQSFDPEGLLSTLPAIVNVIAGYLCGRFIQKNPKKIKLVVSLLCMGVILLGIGKFWNIFFPINKGIWTSSFVVYSTGWDLLLIALLIFITEIAKISRWTYFFQAFGRNPLFIFIMSGVLIKLLNFIQINGESLKAIIYREVFQSWLDPYNASLLFALSFMLSLWLLGYVLDRNKIYIKV from the coding sequence ATGTTGGTTCAAACTTCTTTAAAAAGGTATCTGTCTCTGGATGTGCTTCGCGGCCTCACTATTGCTTTAATGGTCGTCGTGAATACTCCAGGAAGCTGGTCTACTATCTATGCGCCCTTTGAACACGCGCCCTGGCATGGTTTCACACCCACTGACCTTGTTTTTCCTACCTTCCTGTTCGTGGTTGGAAACGCCATGAGCTTTAGCCTGAAAAAATATGAAGCTGCCGGAGAACGTGCTTTCTGGCAAAAGATTCTGAAAAGGAGCCTGCTGATCTTTTTAATTGGTCTTTTATTAACGGCCTTTCCGCTGGTTACGCGAACCGAAGAAGGGATCGTGTGGAAAGATTTTACTGAAATGCGTATTATGGGCGTGCTTCAGCGGATCGCGCTTTGCTATTTTTTCGCGTCGATCATCATTCATTATTTAAAATCTCGTGGCGCCCTGGCACTTTCAGTATTCTTCTTACTGGCCTATTGGGGAATCATGTGGTTTTTCGGGACTCATCCTGATCCATATTCGCTTCCGAATAACGCGGCCTTAAAATTTGACCTGCTGGTTTTTCCGAAGGAGAATCTATGGAAAGGCTTCGGGCAGTCTTTTGATCCGGAAGGATTGCTCAGCACCCTGCCGGCAATCGTAAACGTCATAGCCGGTTACCTCTGCGGAAGATTCATTCAGAAAAACCCCAAAAAGATCAAGCTTGTCGTGAGTTTGCTATGCATGGGAGTGATCTTGCTGGGAATTGGAAAATTCTGGAATATTTTCTTCCCTATAAATAAAGGAATCTGGACGAGTTCCTTTGTGGTTTATAGCACCGGCTGGGATCTGCTCCTTATCGCGCTGCTCATTTTTATAACCGAAATTGCGAAGATATCCAGGTGGACCTATTTTTTCCAGGCTTTCGGAAGGAACCCGCTTTTCATTTTTATCATGTCTGGCGTGCTCATCAAATTGCTCAATTTCATACAGATCAATGGAGAAAGCCTGAAGGCGATCATCTATCGCGAAGTCTTCCAAAGCTGGCTGGATCCATACAATGCATCTTTATTATTTGCCTTATCTTTCATGCTGTCGCTGTGGTTGCTTGGATATGTGCTCGACAGAAATAAAATTTACATCAAAGTTTAA